The DNA window GGGCTTCTGACTCCTGGAACCCTGTATAATGGTGCATCCCTGACTAGGTGCTCCCCTCTTAATAGTGGGTAGGGAGGAGGAAGATTTCTGCCCCTTGGAGGTGAGAACTGACTTGGGAAACAAATCTGAGCATTCTGACTTCAGAATCACAGATGCTGGGATGTGGGTGTTCGAATTCCAGAAGGTAAGTCCTTGGAGCTGGGCCCAGTGTGACCACATTCAAGACAGACAGTtgctcccacactgcaggcttcCATCTCCAAACCCTGAGCCAGGAGTGCAGGCTTAGAAGCAGTTATCTGTCAGTCTGGGGCACTCATAAATACTGAATGATAGAAACcacccaagggacttccctggtggcccagagacTGGGACTCCACGTTCCCTGTGCAGGGGTCctaggttcgagccctggtcagggaactagatcctgcatgccacaagtaagactcggtgcagccaaataaatttttaaaaacaccccAAATTTTCATCTTAATAATAGCTGATTCCTGAAGTTTATCTTTGTGCAAGTTCTTTTATGTCTTAAACTCAGTCAATCCTCACAATCACCCCGATGCAAGCACCAGTATTGTCTCTATGGCACAGGAGAGGAAAGTGGTGCCCAGACAGGTTAGGTAACCTACCCGAGGTTGGTAAcctgcccaaggttacacagcggCAAAGTGGGTGAAACCTGAGGTTCGGTTCCAGGGCTGAGCACTTGGCTACCAGGCCACACTGTCCCCTCCATGGTAAGGTAGTAGTATATGATGACTGAATCCTCGAGAAACCCCTGCAAGGCAGGTGGGTAGAGGCCGTTCCCAACTTGATGGACAGATTTCAGAGGGTAAGTGATTTGTTCAGGGCaacggctgacagatgctgaaaGCCTATGCCGGGAATGGATCTTTCACCTGTAAACCAAGGACCTTGCCCTCAGTTCCAACCTGCTTCCAGTGCCTTGGGGCTGAAGGAAGGCAGCCTCTTGGGGGTGGACTGTGGTGTGGGGGGTTAGGGATCAGGATCTGGGATACTTCCAGCACCAGACAGGGAAGGTTGATGACTCTTGAGGCGCCTACCTAAGAATCAAGTCTAGCACATTAGAAACAATGACAAATGACAACAGCTAAAATATATGCTACATGCTGGGCCCTCTTCTCAGGGGGCCATGTGCTTCACTTTTAATCTCCACAAGCAACCTCTGATCCCTCATGATAAAAATGAAGAGACTGTCCCCTAGGACAGTCACCAAAACTGACTCAAACTGGTTAAGTGGCCCTTTTGTAAAATAAacaggggggacttccctggtggtcccatagTTATCTACCagtcaattcaggggacacagacaGGTTCAGtcccagtctgggaagattccacatactgagGAGCAATTaaacccatgcgccacaactactgagcccaaatgCCCTGGAGCCCGTTCTCCACAAAGAGAAGTCActccaatgagaagcctgcacaccacaaccagagtagCTCTGcctcatcgcaactagagaaagcctgagtacagcagcaaagacccagtggaACAAAAAACAacggggattccctggtggtccagtggctaggactccatgctttgacagctgagggcccaggttcaacccctgtttggggaactaagatcccataagccacatgGTACAgcccaaaacagaaacagaaagtatatTACCTTTTTCTACCCCTGCTTtgtgaaaaacaatagaatgacaCAGGTAGCCTCGCCtggcaataaatattttaatttttgtttcatttttatgatgacaaataattttcaagtttatttccttttcttaaataCAAAGCTAAACCACAAACAGGTACAACCAAGACATTTTATCTCACATTTACACACTCCCATCGGATCCTCCTCCAATTTGCTGACCACTGACCAGGCAAGTGTGGGattggtgggtgggggtgggtgtgggaGGGGGAAGACTTCCTCAGGTAGCACCGTCGTGAGGCCGGGGCTGGGGGGGCATTGAAGTCGAGGACAGGTTCTCATACCTGTCTCCATTCACATTTACCTGGGAGTgggcggtggggtggggttgCGCCAGACCCCAGATCGAAGCTCTGGAGCCCCAGGCCCCTGAACTACAAGTTGACAGAAGGTGGGAGTCGGTCCCCCCTTCAGGAAGAAGCTACCCGCTACTCCTGCTGTCACAGTCGAGGTGAAAACTTGACCCTCAGCCATGATCCCTGGGCCTGCCAGCTCCCCTGCCCCCTGGCAGCTAGGGCAGGGGCCCTGCCTCTCGGGGCTTGTAGGCTCGCTCTTTGGTTCATGGCTGCAGCTTTACAGGAAGGACACCAGGCGGTCTGACACACGGAAGCCTTGACAGCCGGTCTGGAGCTTTCAACCCAAGCAGAATCAGGTTGGGGTTGAGGGGGTGGGGAATTGGTTAAGTAATTTCTGGTCCCACTACAAAACTTTAGATTTCTGATTAGAATAGTGTACCATCTCATATCTCTTCTACAGAAGCAAAACCAagggtggaaaaagaaaaagccgaactaaaaacaacccaaaacaaaAACGCAGCCACTTCACTCACTTCAAGACCTATATACATGTAAGTTGTcttctgtggttttttttttttgtctttttgtttttttttgatttttattattattttttaaaataaattcagtgtTCACATTTCTATAAAGAAACTAACCCAGTTTCGGGAAACCCTGCCCCTGCAAGGGCTAGGTAAGCAATGCTTGTCCCTGCCCACGTCTCCTTTGATTCCCCGCCCTGATGCGTGAAGGTGCCCGGAAAAGCGGCAGCCCGTGGAAGAGTTAAATCGAGGCCTGGCCCGTGAGCCACCGGGTCAGTAAGCTTTCAAGAAAGCAGAGGGGAAGACTACTgtgaaacctttttttaaaaaatattcatacaCTTCAATGTGCGCCTGTCGAGatgtcaggaaaaacaagagctTGGGAACATCCCATCTGGGCCGTGGGGAAGGCAGTGTCTTCCTCGCGCCCACCTGGCACTGGGATGTTGGGGGGGCAGGTAtgtggggagcaggggagagAGTCCTGGCTCTTCGTTTGGAGGCAGGTGCGTCGCCCGGCTTCCTAgttcatgtttgactctttcctCTAAAACCTGTGCCGAGTCTTGGACTGCATGCACGGGAAGCACAAACGTTCGACTTGTATGCAAAAAAGGTACAAAAACAACTAGAATATAAAAGATTTGGTAATATAAGGCCATCTGTTCAAGTCCACCTTGGAAACCTGTAACAGATATTTAAATACTACAGTGAAAAGGCATCttaatatacttttttcttaaaaacatctGAAGTAATCTGCTAAGATTaagtgtgtaaaaaaaaaaaaaaaaaaaaatcaattccctTTGAGGGCACTTTGTCCTTagaagggggagggggcgggaccGTTGGGTTAATGCTTCAGCCAGGGGTAGGCTTCAATGGAAGCCCGGCTGCGGTCCCCATAGTCATACAGAAGCTCCTCCCCAGCCTCGATGTCACGGGAGGCGATGAGGATGAGGTGAGGCACGCCATCGATGTCGTGCAGTTTGGTTTGGCAGTTCCCACATTTACTGTGATTGATCAGTCTTCCCAGGCGATTCGTCTCTCGGGTTGCATCGACgctggcagggagggagggcGACACAGGATTAAATTGATAAAGAGGCTTTTGAACCCAGTCTGAGTCAGGCTTGCTCTCAGCTCTAGTGGGATGATGGTGATTTATGGCCGTGTTTTTGGGAAAGCAACTCaactcaaaatatatatatatgtaactttaAGAGCCCAGAGGGGCATTGGGTGTGGGGTATTTGGGCGGGAGGTGGGGGAGTGTAGACGGGAATGCAAAAGACTCTGTGGAAGCACCAGAGATGACTGTGGAGTTCagcataataaataaatgaataaaaatcaacTCTGTTGGTGAGGGTAGGGGAGAGGCTATGCAGGATGGTGGGGGCAGGCGGGATATATGGGAACTCGCTCTGCTTTCCACTCAGTTTTGCTGGGAACGTTATAAGTAcagtctattaaaaataaataaaacaacaatcAGTGATATCATCGCATAGGGGACAGAGAAATAGCAATTCCCAGAGCTGCTCTGGTCACATGCCCCACACGGAAGGCCAGGTGAGCCCCTTTGCGGGCTTTCACGTGACTGGTCCACCGCTTGGTGGCCGAGATTGCCTCCAGAACCGCTTCAATCACCAGAATTAAAAATGGAAGTGGTGTGTGTGGTAGGAAGAGTTGCACTGCAGCTTTGAAAAATGGCAGCAAGAACCAAGCAAGAAGCTGGAGCCAAAAGAAGAGTCAGGATGCCCTCGGAGGCCCTCTGGTTGCACCTCTGCCAGGGTGGGAAGAGCCACTTGAAGCCCCAGGGGACTTACCAGTAGGTTTTGCTCAGATACTGAAAATAGTACATGTAGCAGCCTGTGGAGGGGTCTTGTGCGTACAGAGCCTCCCGCTTCTTGGCGTCGGTGATCTCGATGAGGTCCCCGTGGTATTCCACCACAAACTCACCCCGGGAGAACTGCTTGGTGGCGATGACACCCCTGCCTTTGCCGTCGATGAGGTCGATCTGTTGGGAGGTGCCGAGAGGGAGGGTTGGTTCATAAACAGCAACAAATGCCACCGTGCGTGGCCAGCAGCTTGTAGTACATTCTTTGAACAGCCTTACTGCAGTTGGTCATAAAatccactcatttcacacacatgGTTTGAAGGGTATCATTCAGcacattattgttgtttagttgctaagtcgtgtccaactcttttgcgaccccatggactgtagcccgccaggctcttctgtccatgggacttcccaggcaagaatactggagtgggtagccatttccttctccggatcCCTggcatcttcccgaccaagggatcgaacctgtgtttcctgcattggcaggccgattctttgctactgggccactagggaagcccatgcagcATACACAGTTGTGCAACCATCGCCAGAATCCATCACCCCAAAGAGCTCCCTTGTGTTTGTTTGCAAAGCACTGTTACGTGGGATCCTGAGAAGTCTGCTAGGTGGGTGCtgcccattttgcaggtgagaaaaCCTGCAAAATTAGAGATTAGACAGGCAGAGTCATGTGTCCCCAGCCACCAAGCTAGGAAGTGATGTAGCACAGACTCAAAGCCACATCCTGGCCCACTCTTTAGGGGAAAAGTAGGACCCAACATTCTGAGTCTCTCCTTTAGTCCATAATGTACATGCCTGGGTTTCtcctccattttatttatttattttgacctcCTCCTGCACTCCATTTTAAATGGAGATGGAGGGTGACTGGCTGAGAGGCCCAGAACAAAATTCAGATTCCCCTCAGTGGCAGGTGGAAACTGAAGCTTCCCATCCCCTGGGTCCTAGCCCAGACCCATCTGGCCACTACCTCTGAGACTTCCTCCCCTCTCATGCTCCCACTATGTCTGAAATACACTACAAGAATAGggggcggcgctagtggtaaagaacccatctgccaatgcagaagacatgacactgggtttgatctctggctcaggaagatcccataaaggaggaatggcaacccactccagtattttttcctggagaatgccatggacagaggaacatggcgggccacagtccatagggtcgcgaagagtaggagacagctgaagcaactgagcacgtgagagaaaagcaaatcttCCTGGGCATTGCCATTTCCCAGGAAAACAGTATAGGAAAAACTAGCCTGTCCTTTTAAAAGTTTCCCCACGTgtcatgctaaatgaaagaagccagatacaacaGGCTACACATTCTATGACTCCATTTGTATGAGATGTCCAGAAGAGGctaatccacagagacagaaagcagactggttgtcaggggctgaggGCAAGGAACGGGAGTGGCTACTGGTGGGTCTGGGGTTTCCAGTCGGGAGGACAAAAGGGTTCCGGAGCTAGACAGAGGGGATAGTTGCACAACTGTGAATGaagaatgtacttaatgccagtgAATTTTACACATAAAGAACGGTTACGATAGTAagttacatatatgtgtataaatgtcatcgtgattaaaaagaaatatttactggCTGTGTCAAATCttggttgcagtgcatgggctcagaagtcgtggcacttgggcttagctgccctgtggcaatgtgggatcttagttccctgaccaagggttgaacctgagtcccctgcactggcaggcagattcttaacctggtCTGTGAGGGAAGTCCTTCGTCGTGAAAATTTTCCtcaggggcatccctggtggcacagtgggtaggaatccacctgccagtgcaggagacacaggtttgatccctggtctgggaagatctcgcAAAGGCGGAGCAGCAAACTAAGTCCATGCGCCGCCAACCCCCGAGCCTGCGCTCTTGAGCCCAGAAGCCttagctactgaagcctgcgtgccccagagcctgtgctccgcagagaagcctgagcacatcAACTAGAGGGAAGCCCCCccacaccgcagctagagaaaagtccacgcagcaacaaagacccagcacagccataaataaataaaaagtttccaCAGGACAGTATCTCATTACATTTCCTTCAGGAGGTATTCCCTTAAGGATACTTTTAGTGTTCAGTCCCTTGACAGCTTGCAACAGTCTGCCTGGTCATAGTGATATCAGAAGGTTAAGGCAGCGTGACTCCTGCATGGGCCTCTGGACCAGGGAGGGCCAGACCTCACAGCCTCAGCCTCCACGAGGTGGGCCCTGCGGCCCCTTACCttcattccttcttccttcccgCTTTCAATCAGCTCATCTATTCTTCTCCTTTCTTCAGACTGggtggagagggaaagaaaaaacaagaagtgCATCAGCATTCTCACCAAGGCCACTCCGGGAGTCCCAGCCGCCACAGGGTCCGTTCATACTCAGCCTCCATGGCATCGGTCCCCCGGCATGTCCAGGCCACCAAGCCCCCGTCCTTTCCTCATTGCCCGTCTAAGGTGGGCTGTTCACCACCTGGCGTTCAGGTGGGCCAGGAGGGGGACGGGGCGGCTCGAGGGCAGAATAGGGCTTGTGGCAGAATGTGGCCTGGGGCTATGCTCTATTTAGCCCACACAGACTTGTACAAAATATCTAAATTGTGGACATGTAAAAATCAGGACTCCAACTGCATATAAAATTAGCCAGGGCTAAATTGATCAGAGGCTGCACCGCTTGAACAGGAGGTGTGTACCCACCCATTGACCATGTCCACCCTCTGTTCGCCGTGGCATTTCCTGGCCGAGAACAGCACCTGGACGTAGGGAGCCCTCAAGACAACGATGCCCTGCCCCCACATGCACAGGCACAACCACCTTGTTAAATAATTAGTTACAAGTGTGCAGAAGTAGATAGGTGTAATCGTGGGAAAACTGGGATACGTGGTGGGCAGTGGGGACAGGGACTATCCTGCTGGGACAGAACGAGACAGAGGAGATGAGCTGGGGCCAGGTGAGACATCCTGAATGTGCAGCCAAGGAGTCCATTTTACTCGGCCGGGGAGCGGGGGGGTGCAGGGGGGTGGTTTGGGGACACGCGAACAACTAGCTCCAAGCGTCCTAAAGAGGAAGGCAGCAGTAGTCGGTCCTTGGGGGACTGAGGGCCTGGAAAGGGAGCAAGGTGTGAACCAGGGTGAAGGCAGGAAGGACTCGAGACGTGCTCAGCTGGAGTCAGCAGGCTGCTCTGCATGCCAGGCCCGGGgctggctgggctgggctggtgaTGACGCGGCCAGGGCACTGCCAACACTGCAGTCCCTGCCCAGTGCGGGCTGTCATCCACCCACGCTGGGCCAACCAGAGAAGGGGCTCCCACAGTGAAGCAACGAGGGGTTCAGGGCATCTCTCCAGGGCCCTGTTTCCACCCTCTTGCCCTGGACTTGGACCTTGGACTGAGCCCCGCCTGCTCTGTCTTCAGCCACAACGAGGAGTCTTCAGGGCTCTTTGTTTCGCCCACCTACCCACACCCTCCCCTAATGCCCTGTCCACTTCGGCTTTGGCTGACCCAGAAGGGCAGTCAGGTCTGGACCAGCCTCACCTGAGAGGAGACCCGGCTGCCCTGCCTTCGGGCCTCACCTCTGCCAGCCACAGCCCCACCAGCCTGGCCAGCCACCACCTGGCCGGGGTGCCCACTCGACAAAGCCAACACAAACGGTGGTGGGCAGAGTGTGGCTCTCCCTGGCCTCTGGCTCTCCATCCAGCCACAGAGTGGGCCTGACTGCCTGCAAACCAAGCTTTGGGGAGCCACTGCCAGCTGCCTTCAGCTCGCCTGCGGTAGAATTCAGCACTCTGGCAACACACCCACTGCAGCTTCCACTCCTCCAGAAAGAAAAGcccctggtttttgttttcttttttaattaaaaaaggccaactcaggcttccctgaccctGCAGCCCACAGCGGCGCTGGGTGGACCCCCAGGTTCCCTGAGTGGGCTCTGCGGCTCCCGACCGCGGCTGGGAGGTGTCCCGGGTGCTGGGGGCTGGCACCGCCTCGCCCTCTGCAGTGCTGTCTCTAGGCTGACCTCGCACAGCCTCCCACTGCAGGCAAACAGCTTGTAACAGCTTGTTCTTGGCTGAAAGACACTGCCTTTCTAAGGAAATACAGCCAGAGCTTCCCTCTGAGGGGAGAAAAATGACACCctcccccctttttaaaaaatgaagtcttGTCAATTCAaagaaggagacacagagatgctgCCTCACCGTCTGTACAGCTACAGATTCAACGTCCAAATGTGGAAGAGTCTGAGGGTTGAGAGGCCGGGGTCCCCCACCTCCCTGGTGGGGGCGGCAGTCCTGAGTGCTCCTCCCAAGCCTAGAGGTTGCTCTGCTGCccctgggtgggaggggggatggAAGCAGCTGGGGGCTGCAGGGCCAGGCCACACCCTGAGTTTCCCTAACAGAAAGGCAATAACCACACCTCACTGCATCAAATATTGATCGACTGTGCACAGCTCAGCACTCTGCAAATACGGCGGGCGGGGGCCATACAGCCCAGTTGGCCTTCCTGCCTGGTTTTCACAGGTTCTGTGGCTGCATGGGGaaggccagagaggagccccaggAAAGGACAACACAGGGGAAGCAATGGTGACAAGGGTTAATAGGTCCTCACTGCATCCCAGGCACGGTTCTAAGTGTTCTATGTGCATTCACTAACGTGCATGACCCTCCCAACCACCAGACAGGGCTCGACTacatcatccccatttcacagacgaCACGGCAGAGAGCGGTTAAGCCCTGAGGTCACACAACCAGAAAGTAGTTCCCAAGCCAGTGCTCTTCATCATCTCGAGACACAAAACCTCTGGACAGCAGACAAACACGCCTCTAAGAAAGCACGCAGCCCACCCCAGTCTCAGGCTCCGATGGCCCTGCCAAAGCCACTTTCCTTGGAGGTTCTGACTTTCCATGCCCCACACTACAGGCGAAAAGGCTCCTTCACAGAAGCATCTTAACTAAGCACCACAGTGACCCAAGGGAGTTATGACGACCCCCACTAGACCCAGGAGAACATCGGGGCCGCGGAGGCCAAGAGACTTTTCCCGTGACAATGCAAAGAGAGCTCAGGTGGTGCGCAGTGAGCACTGCCCACTGGGCCACCCCGCCCCTTTGAGAGCCGATTTGAAACATGTGACCCTACCTGCAGCTCAGCCTTGCTCTTCCTCGAGCTCCTTCGCACAGGGTAGAAATCTGTGAGCTTGCGATTCTGCTGTGTTTTTCCTTGAGCTCTGGGGtgggaaaggaagaggaggaaccaAGCGTTAGCTCTGAAACCATGTTCACAGCCAGGAGGCATGCGACCCTTCAGGAGCAGGCTCCTTGGAAATCGGGTCATGTAAAACACCTTTGTCCACTGTGGCCCTGGGTCACTTCAGCTCGCCTGCCCACAGCAGCCTCAGAAAGAGTGCCAAAGGCAGGCTGCCTACTCTCAGcagggtgggggctctggaccCGAGGCAGACCAGGACGCAGCAAGTAATGGTATCCCTGGTGCTGTCTCGGGAATCTGAGCCTTAATAGCTCAAGGGCCTGAGAGGGTGGACGGCCTCCCCCCAGCTGGTACCCAACAGGTCGCCCTGCATGAGAAGTGGCTCCAGGGAGCACTTACTTTTTCCTGGGGGCCTGTTTGCCCCTCACAGGCTTTTTCAGGCCCTGCTTGGCAGCGGCTGCATTGGGAGTATCACAAGACGAGGTCGGGGTTTTGGGAGGTTCTGCAGCTTCAGATTTTTGGTTTGGAAAAGGTGCCAGGGGACCTCTCCTGGCGTCTTTGATCTTCTGTTCCTCGGCCTTCATGGAGCTTCGTATTGCATTCCCAGAGTTTCTTTTCTCTgtgggcagagggtggggagagaCAGGCTGACTCTGGACCTGACACCTCCCACTTTCCAGCCCTCGGATGCTTGCTAAGACAGGCTCGGGGAGGagattgggggggtgggggcgtgtTGGGCAGTAGTGCCCTTGGGCTGTTAAGCCTGGTGTCCACTAACCAGCATCATGGGGAAAAGATCTGGCTTTACTTTTTGACCCAGACACTAGGCAGAGCTTTTGGTCTCTGCATCATTCCCCACCCCCCCCTCCTTTTCTAGCTTTGCTGAGGTATGATTGATCAATACAATTATAACATATTTGAAGTGTTAGACCATGATaagttgatatatatatactgtgATTGGATTCCGTTCTTGTGATTAATCAACCCATCAGGTCGTCTGCATCTTGAGGGAAGAGCCTTTGAAGCAGAAGTGACACAGCCAGCAACATTGGCATGAGGGCTCCATCGATGGCTTTTGAGGAAatgggctgggggggggggggaggggcacaATTCCCACAGGGTGGGGCAGCATTGGTAGATGGAAGTAAGGTGATAAAGCAGAACCTCTTCCCAACAAAGACCTCTTCCCCAAAGGCTAGCTCCCTGGCATGattcatttcagattctttttttaaatccctcTTCTAACAGGGTCGAAGCATGGCATTCACAGTGGTTCTCAGCATGGTGCCCCAATACCGGTTCAGTGTGTTGTGTGGGACGTCGCCAATGACTTGTTACTAAAAATACTCATGGAGCACCAGTAttggactgtttttttttttttccataaaatttttttactttttaaaaataaatattacattactggtgggaatgcaaaatggtgcagtcactttgcaaaaaaaagtctGGCAGTCTTCAAAATGTTAGAGAGTTATCATCTGACTCAGCAGTTCTAGTTCTAGGCATCTatcaagagaattaaaaacataTGTCTACATAAAAACCTATACACGAATGCCCGCAGAAGCTTATTCAGAAGagctaaaaagtgaaaacaactctAATGTCCATCAActcacaaaatgtggtctatccacacgacggaatattattcagccacagaaaggaatgaagtactgacacagCCTACAACATGtacgaaccttgaaaacattataatGTACACGAGACcaaacacaaaaggtcacatattttaCAACTTCATATATATGAAATGTCAAGGTCGGGCAAATCCAGAGAtggaaaacagatcagtggttgcctagggctgggagAAAGTAGGAATGGGAAATGATTGTGAGtaggtacagggtttctttttggggtgatggaaatgtcctGGAGTTTGACAGGGGTGATGGCTGCACAAATCTGTGAGTATACCTAAAACCAGTGAACTGTACCCTTTAAAATGGTGAACGTCAGGATATCTGAATAATAGTTCAACAaacgaaagaaaaaaataaatacatcagcAGCCATCCGGACTGTTCTCCAGGTGGTCCAGATACACTGTCTCCCTGACACAGACAGACGGTGCTCCCTGACACACTGTCTTGAGTGGAATAAGAGGGAGTTAAGGCCAAGACGTCAGGCATAACCTTAGGAGTGGGTGGTATTCATGAACATTAGCTGTCACGTGAGTCTGTGTCAAGGCAGGAAAAAGGATGAGAATCATGGATAGACGCCCAGTCTGTGGGGGTCTCCTCCAGTGTTCATCCAGCCCCCCATTTCAATTGTCACCATGTAGTAACACTTCGAGTCAAATAAGCTAACTTGTGCCCCGTGTCACCATTCAGGACAATCTACATCCTGCCCCATCCCAGAAGGGCCGTGAGGCTGGCTTACGGCATCTAGAGAGAGGCCCTTTCCAAGTCTCAGTGTGGTTAGTGCTGGCCTAAGTGCTACGGAAGCAGGGACGCAGGGAGGGGCAGGCTGTAATGCTTCCGGTCCAGTGGAAAATGGGCTGACAGTATGGAGCGTTCACAAAGTCCCCCTcccttttcttttggctgtgccacgaggcttgtaggatcttagttcccagaccagggattgaaccttctcCCCTGACAGtaaaagcacagaatcctaaccaatggaccaccagggaacttgcTCACAAAGGCCTTTTGCACCCATGCTTTAACTGGTCTTCAGgcaggactcctctctcccactgatgaaaaactgaggctcaaaaacaCGTAGCAACCTGCCTGTGACCCTTCCTTTCATAAACGGCAGAGCTAGGATTAGAACCTAAGTCCATTTGAAATAACATTACCAGGGGTAATCAGGCCGAGGGTTGGCTCCTGCCCCTGGTTCTCAGATCTGGACCAGAGGTTGGGCTACCCCATCCCTTTATGGCACTTTCTGTTAACAAATACAAAGCTTCCTTGTACAGAGCTGTTGGAGCAGCTGGTAGCCGCTGTTTCTTTAAGGCAAGTTTGAGAGCACAGTAACTGGGGAAAGTTCACCACTAGCCCCCATCCCCCCCTCACCCCTACCACCGCCACTTTAAAAGGGAGTATTTGGGTTACAGCAAAATTTCCAACAGGTTTCGGCATGTTTTGCAGGGCCAGACAGAACTTTCAATAAGTATTTTCTTGCTCAGCATTTTAACTCTAAATCTCATTCTGGAGTACGCAGCTTCAGAGTAGCACTGAACACTTGAGTGGAAAGAACCTTTAGAACTGAGGTCAAGGCCAGctcagaaaagagaaggaagtcaGTTCCTTAGGTTCACATGACTCAGCTGCAGTACAAGTGCCTGGTCTGGACAGCCCAGACTCATCATTTCTGTACTTTTAGCGCCTGTAAACCTCTCTAACGACATGCCAGCTGCCTTATTTTGGCAACTTGGCAAGAAAACCAAGCTTGAAGGACATGCTAACTCTTGTAAAAACAGGGAAAACCTGTTAGACCAATAGGGCACACGCCCTGGAACACGCGGCTCTATTCCCCCCATGTCTATGTTTCTTAGCAGCAAGACAGGACATGATTCAAACTTTGCAAACTTTGGCTTGAAAAGATTGGATAAGGAAATCTAGCATACAGACATTATTACTGAGGATGCAACTGGTCAGCGGTGGATAGAGCAGGGCCATTTCAGAGGCTTACCGTCGCG is part of the Bubalus kerabau isolate K-KA32 ecotype Philippines breed swamp buffalo chromosome 16, PCC_UOA_SB_1v2, whole genome shotgun sequence genome and encodes:
- the KMT5A gene encoding N-lysine methyltransferase KMT5A isoform X4; protein product: MSPNKCSGMRSPLQEENSVAQYEVKCQGKPLAGIYRKRDEKRNSGNAIRSSMKAEEQKIKDARRGPLAPFPNQKSEAAEPPKTPTSSCDTPNAAAAKQGLKKPVRGKQAPRKKAQGKTQQNRKLTDFYPVRRSSRKSKAELQSEERRRIDELIESGKEEGMKIDLIDGKGRGVIATKQFSRGEFVVEYHGDLIEITDAKKREALYAQDPSTGCYMYYFQYLSKTYCVDATRETNRLGRLINHSKCGNCQTKLHDIDGVPHLILIASRDIEAGEELLYDYGDRSRASIEAYPWLKH
- the KMT5A gene encoding N-lysine methyltransferase KMT5A isoform X1 gives rise to the protein MGEGGAVGRRRPFPGAPRRRWWRRQQQQQRQRQRWWPGRGGEGEGRAAMGLAGLQENVFTGQSKIYTYMSPNKCSGMRSPLQEENSVAQYEVKCQGKPLAGIYRKRDEKRNSGNAIRSSMKAEEQKIKDARRGPLAPFPNQKSEAAEPPKTPTSSCDTPNAAAAKQGLKKPVRGKQAPRKKAQGKTQQNRKLTDFYPVRRSSRKSKAELQSEERRRIDELIESGKEEGMKIDLIDGKGRGVIATKQFSRGEFVVEYHGDLIEITDAKKREALYAQDPSTGCYMYYFQYLSKTYCVDATRETNRLGRLINHSKCGNCQTKLHDIDGVPHLILIASRDIEAGEELLYDYGDRSRASIEAYPWLKH
- the KMT5A gene encoding N-lysine methyltransferase KMT5A isoform X3, with product MSKPRAVEVAAAAAAVAATAPGPEMVERRGPGRPRTNGENVFTGQSKIYTYMSPNKCSGMRSPLQEENSVAQYEVKCQGKPLAGIYRKRDEKRNSGNAIRSSMKAEEQKIKDARRGPLAPFPNQKSEAAEPPKTPTSSCDTPNAAAAKQGLKKPVRGKQAPRKKAQGKTQQNRKLTDFYPVRRSSRKSKAELQSEERRRIDELIESGKEEGMKIDLIDGKGRGVIATKQFSRGEFVVEYHGDLIEITDAKKREALYAQDPSTGCYMYYFQYLSKTYCVDATRETNRLGRLINHSKCGNCQTKLHDIDGVPHLILIASRDIEAGEELLYDYGDRSRASIEAYPWLKH
- the KMT5A gene encoding N-lysine methyltransferase KMT5A isoform X2, which produces MARGRKMSKPRAVEVAAAAAAVAATAPGPEMVERRGPGRPRTNGENVFTGQSKIYTYMSPNKCSGMRSPLQEENSVAQYEVKCQGKPLAGIYRKRDEKRNSGNAIRSSMKAEEQKIKDARRGPLAPFPNQKSEAAEPPKTPTSSCDTPNAAAAKQGLKKPVRGKQAPRKKAQGKTQQNRKLTDFYPVRRSSRKSKAELQSEERRRIDELIESGKEEGMKIDLIDGKGRGVIATKQFSRGEFVVEYHGDLIEITDAKKREALYAQDPSTGCYMYYFQYLSKTYCVDATRETNRLGRLINHSKCGNCQTKLHDIDGVPHLILIASRDIEAGEELLYDYGDRSRASIEAYPWLKH